The stretch of DNA CCAATCAATTTTTTACCCTCTTCGGTAGCCTGTTGTTCAAAAAAAGCATCCATGGTGAATAGTACATCTCTTTGCATAGACTGTTTCATAAATAATGAAGCTGTAAAAACTGGCATGATGTAATCTATCACACCCGCATACATACCCAGATGAGAGGAGGCATAATCCTTTACTTTTTTATAATCTTCTTCGCTGAGAAGCATGTCCAGAGTGGTGTCTTGCATGGTAATTAATTCAATTAAGGAAAACGGGTTGTCCATAAGGGCACTTGTGAGTACTTCTACGGCTACAGCATTGCAGGCATGGAATTTTATCATTACCGAGTCCGGAAAATCATGTACCCGCTGATCACGCGTATGTATAGTGCCGTAGAGATAGGAGGGTGCCGATAAATGCGGAGCATGAATTTCCCACAGCAAGGAGGCGGGCTGGGAAATTGCCGGACATACCCACAAGGCCAGCAATATTGCAAGGCTATGTTTGATCATGGCATACCTTTTTTCTTTCATAAGCCGGAAGCTACAAGCCCGGATACTTCTGATGGCAGAAGGAAATAAAACATCGCGGTAAAACTAAAATTAGCCGAAGAACTCAGAAACCCGCCTCAGGCGACCATCTAAAAACTTAAATACCGTATAAAAGTTTCACTATTGCACTTTACGGAAAATATGTCTCCGGCCAATTGCCTTGCCGGGAAATTTCTATAAATTTGCAATCCCTTAAAAACCCCGGGTGGACCCTTCAATCAAAATATTTTCCGGCAGTGCATCGCGCTACCTGGCCAAAAAAATTGCCGCCTGCTACGGGCAGCCGCTGGGCAATCTCACCATTCAGCGGTTCAGTGACGGAGAGTTTCAGCCTATCATTACTGAAAATGTGAGAGGCTCCTTCTTCTTCATCATTCAGTCCACCTTCGCCCCATTTGACAATCTGATGGAGTTGCTGATGATTATTGACGCTGCCAAGCGGGCCTCAGCCGATTACAT from Chitinophagales bacterium encodes:
- a CDS encoding lipoprotein, which gives rise to MIKHSLAILLALWVCPAISQPASLLWEIHAPHLSAPSYLYGTIHTRDQRVHDFPDSVMIKFHACNAVAVEVLTSALMDNPFSLIELITMQDTTLDMLLSEEDYKKVKDYASSHLGMYAGVIDYIMPVFTASLFMKQSMQRDVLFTMDAFFEQQATEEGKKLIGLESVEEQLNALKAISLKDQARMLVAQMDDTGEDSLMLEKLMRYYLQQDLEALYELYREAEYPDRFNEALVVQRNLRMAERIDSIISMQPTFIAVGALHLPGENGLIALLRKMAYQLRPVYTQP